The Streptomyces sp. NBC_00454 DNA segment TCTCCTTCATGATCACCGTGGACTTCACCAGGAGACCCGACATGCCGATCACATCGGCCTTGTGCTCCTGCGCGGCTTCCAGGATCGCGGAGACCGGCTGCTTGATACCGATGTTGACGACGTTGTAGCCGTTGTTGGACAGGATGATGTCGACGAGGTTCTTGCCGATGTCATGCACGTCGCCACGGACGGTGGCCAGCACGATCGTGCCCTTGCCCTCGTCGTCGCTCTTCTCCATGTGCGGTTCCAGATGGGCGACCGCGGTCTTCATGACCTCCGCCGACTGGAGGACGAAGGGGAGCTGCATCTGGCCGGAGCCGAAGAGCTCGCCGACGACCTTCATCCCCTCCAGGAGGGTGTCGTTGACGATGTCGAGGGCGGGGCGGGTCTGGAGGGCCTCGTCGAGGTCGGCCTCCAGGCCGTTCTTCTCGCCGTCGATGATGCGGCGCTGCAGGCGCTCCTCCAGCGGCAGCGCGAGGAGCTCCTCGGCGCGGCCGGCCTTCAGGGACTTGGTGTTGACGCCTTCGAAGAGGGCCATGAGCTTCTGCAGCGGGTCGTAGCCCTCGGCGCGCCGGTCGTAGATCAGGTCGAGGGCGGTGCCGACCTGCTCGTCGTCGAAGCGGGCGATCGGGAGGATCTTCGAGGCGTGCACGATCGCCGAATCCAGGCCCGCCTTGACGCACTCGTCGAGGAAGACCGAGTTCAACAGGACGCGGGCGGCCGGGTTCAGGCCGAAGGAGATGTTCGACAGACCCAGCGTGGTCTGGACGTCCGGGTGGCGGCGCTTGAGCTCGCGGATCGACTCGATCGTCGCGATGCCGTCCTTACGGGACTCCTCCTGACCCGTGCAGATCGTGAAGGTGAGGGTGTCGATGAGGATGTCCGACTCGTGGATCCCCCAATTGCCCGTCAGGTCGTCGATCAGGCGTTCGGCGATGGCGACCTTGTGCTCGACGGTGCGCGCCTGGCCCTCTTCGTCGATGGTCAGGGCGATCAGCGCGGCGCCGTGCTCCCGGGCCAGGGCGGTGACCTTCGCGAAGCGGGATTCGGGGCCGTCGCCGTCCTCGTAGTTCACGGAGTTGATGACGGCGCGGCCGCCGATCTTCTCCAAACCCGCCCGCAGGACGGGAACCTCCGTCGAGTCCAGGACGATCGGCAGCGTGGAGGCGGTCGCGAAGCGGCCGGCGAGTTCCTGCATGTCGGCGACACCGTCACGGCCGACGTAGTCGACACACAGGTCGAGCATGTGCGCGCCCTCGCGGATCTGGTCGCGGACCATTTCCACGCAGTCGTCCCAGCGCGCTTCGAGCATCGCGTCGCGGAACTTCTTCGACCCGTTCGCGTTCGTCCGCTCACCGATCGCCATGAACGAGATGTCCTGACGGAACGGCACCGTCTGATACAGCGAAGACGCACCCGGCTCGGGGCGGGGGTCGCGCACGGCCGGGTTCAGACCGCGGACCCGTTCCACGACCTGGCGCAGGTGCTCCGGCGTGGTGCCGCAGCAACCGCCGACCAGCGAGAGCCCGTACTCGCGCACGAAGGTCTCCTGCGCATCCGCCAGCTCACTCGCGGACAGCGGGTAGTGGGCGCCGTTCTTGCCGAGGACGGGCAGGCCTGCGTTGGGCATGCAGGAGAGGGGGATGCGGGAGTTGCGCGCGAGGTAGCGCAGGTGCTCGCTCATCTCGGCGGGGCCGGTGGCGCAGTTCAGGCCGATCATGTCGATGCCCAGCGGCTCCAGCGCCGTCAGCGCCGCACCGATCTCCGAACCCAGCAGCATCGTGCCGGTCGTCTCCACCGTCACGGAGCAGATCAGCGGGACGGAGACGCCGAGGGCCTCCATGGCGCGGCGGGCGCCGACGATGGAGGACTTCGTCTGGAGGAGGTCCTGGGTGGTCTCCACCAGCAGCGCGTCGGCGCCGCCCGTGATCAGGCCTTCGGCGTTGATCTGGTAGGCGTCGCGGATGGTCGCGTAGTCGATGTGGCCGAGCGTCGGCAGCTTCGTACCGGGGCCCATGGAGCCGAGGACCCAGCGCTGCTGTCCCGTGGAGGCGGTGAACTCGTCGGCGATCTCGCGGGCGATGCGGGCACCGGCGACGGACAGCTCGAGGTTGCGGTCGGCGATGTCGTATTCGGCCAGGGCCGCGTAGTTCGTGCCGAAGGTGTTGGTCTCTACGCAGTCGACACCGGCCTCGAAGTACTCGCGGTGCACGTTCGCCACGATGTCGGGGCGGGTGACGTTCAGGATCTCGTTGCAGCCTTCGAGCTGCTCGAAGTCCTCCATCGTCGGGTCCTGCGCCTGGAGCATGGTTCCCATGGCTCCGTCGGCGACGACCACGCGGGTCGCCAGTGCCTGGCGGAGGGCATCGGCCCGGGTCTGGGTGTCTGCGGGCGGGTTCGGCAACGAGGCCATGGTTCTGCTCCCTGGGCTGCGACGGCTGTCGGCTTTGCACCCCCTCGGTTTCAAGGGTGCACGCGGCCAGGGTAACGGTGACGAACGGGCCCCGGTGGGGTCGTCCCACGTGGCGGACTGCATTCTGTGCGCGGGGATGGCGACTTTCGGCCGGGGCGTCCTGGCCGCATCGTTTCCGAACACTCTTCCCACCATGCACGAAGTCGGCATCGACCGATAGTGTTCAGCATTGTCGAACTACGTCAGCAGGAGGCTGCGCGATGGCACGGAACATCCAGTCGCTCGAACGAGCCGCTGCGATGCTGCGGCTCCTGGCGGGCGGCGAGCGCCGGCTGGGGCTCTCGGACGTGGCCTCTTCCCTCGGCCTGGCCAAGGGGACGGCACACGGGATCCTGCGCACTTTGCAGGCCGAGGGCTTCGTGGAGCAGGACCCGGCCTCCGGCCGCTA contains these protein-coding regions:
- the metH gene encoding methionine synthase → MASLPNPPADTQTRADALRQALATRVVVADGAMGTMLQAQDPTMEDFEQLEGCNEILNVTRPDIVANVHREYFEAGVDCVETNTFGTNYAALAEYDIADRNLELSVAGARIAREIADEFTASTGQQRWVLGSMGPGTKLPTLGHIDYATIRDAYQINAEGLITGGADALLVETTQDLLQTKSSIVGARRAMEALGVSVPLICSVTVETTGTMLLGSEIGAALTALEPLGIDMIGLNCATGPAEMSEHLRYLARNSRIPLSCMPNAGLPVLGKNGAHYPLSASELADAQETFVREYGLSLVGGCCGTTPEHLRQVVERVRGLNPAVRDPRPEPGASSLYQTVPFRQDISFMAIGERTNANGSKKFRDAMLEARWDDCVEMVRDQIREGAHMLDLCVDYVGRDGVADMQELAGRFATASTLPIVLDSTEVPVLRAGLEKIGGRAVINSVNYEDGDGPESRFAKVTALAREHGAALIALTIDEEGQARTVEHKVAIAERLIDDLTGNWGIHESDILIDTLTFTICTGQEESRKDGIATIESIRELKRRHPDVQTTLGLSNISFGLNPAARVLLNSVFLDECVKAGLDSAIVHASKILPIARFDDEQVGTALDLIYDRRAEGYDPLQKLMALFEGVNTKSLKAGRAEELLALPLEERLQRRIIDGEKNGLEADLDEALQTRPALDIVNDTLLEGMKVVGELFGSGQMQLPFVLQSAEVMKTAVAHLEPHMEKSDDEGKGTIVLATVRGDVHDIGKNLVDIILSNNGYNVVNIGIKQPVSAILEAAQEHKADVIGMSGLLVKSTVIMKENLEELNQRKLAADYPVILGGAALTRAYVEQDLHEIYEGEVRYARDAFEGLRLMDALIAVKRGVPGASLPELKQRRVAKRDTPALQVEEAEEPGGRSDTATDNPVPTPPFWGTRVVKGIPLKDYASWLDEGALFKGQWGLKQARAGGATYEELVESEGRPRLRGLLDKLHTENLLEAAVVYGYFPCVSKGEDLIILDEAGNERTRFTFPRQRRGRRLCLADFFRPEESGETDVVGLQVVTVGSKIGEATAKLFEADSYRDYLELHGLSVQLAEAMAEYWHARVRAELGFGGEDPTQVEDMFDLKYRGARFSLGYGACPDLEDRAKIADLLQPERIGVHLSEEFQLHPEQSTDAIVIHHPQAKYFNAR